From Micromonospora rifamycinica, a single genomic window includes:
- the ygfZ gene encoding CAF17-like 4Fe-4S cluster assembly/insertion protein YgfZ, with translation MIDIAGAVAVEAIDEASRDQPDAEHRAAGVRGVAAHYGDPMREQRTLATAVGLVDRSHRGVVAVAGPERIGWLHTLTSQHLAALGPGQGTELLVLSPHGHVEQHAMVAEDGTTTWLDTEPGMTAGLLTYLEKMRFFSQVEPRDATAGHALLSLVGPQATDAVASLGVTGLAAPEVLAVPGPKFRSGELPPRPTVSYDVRPLPGGGWARRVPLGVDLLVPRPALDQVAAGLRDHGVPAAGLWAYEAVRVAARRARVGVDTDHRTIPAEAGLISPAVHLDKGCYRGQETVARVHNLGRPPRRLVLLHLDGVTTDQLPAAGTPVTLDGRTVGFVGTAVHHFELGQVALAVVKRNLADDARLSVGGSTAAIDPE, from the coding sequence ATGATCGACATCGCGGGAGCGGTGGCCGTCGAGGCGATCGACGAGGCCAGCCGGGACCAGCCGGACGCCGAGCACCGGGCGGCCGGGGTGCGGGGTGTCGCCGCGCACTACGGTGACCCGATGCGCGAGCAGCGCACCCTGGCCACCGCGGTCGGCCTGGTGGACCGTTCGCACCGGGGCGTCGTCGCCGTCGCCGGCCCGGAACGGATCGGCTGGCTGCACACCCTGACCAGTCAGCACCTCGCCGCGCTCGGCCCCGGCCAGGGCACCGAGCTGCTGGTGCTCAGCCCGCACGGGCACGTCGAGCAGCACGCGATGGTCGCCGAGGACGGCACCACCACCTGGCTGGACACCGAGCCGGGGATGACCGCCGGTCTGCTGACGTACCTGGAGAAGATGCGGTTCTTCAGCCAGGTGGAGCCCCGCGACGCCACCGCCGGCCACGCGCTGCTGTCGCTGGTCGGGCCGCAGGCCACCGACGCCGTGGCGAGCCTCGGCGTGACCGGGCTGGCCGCGCCCGAGGTGCTCGCGGTGCCGGGGCCGAAGTTCCGCTCCGGCGAGCTGCCCCCCCGACCCACCGTCTCCTACGACGTACGGCCGCTGCCCGGGGGCGGTTGGGCCCGTCGGGTGCCGCTCGGGGTGGACCTGCTGGTGCCCCGCCCGGCCCTGGACCAGGTGGCCGCGGGGCTGCGCGACCATGGGGTGCCGGCGGCCGGGCTGTGGGCGTACGAGGCGGTGCGGGTGGCCGCCCGCCGGGCCCGGGTGGGGGTGGACACCGACCACCGGACGATCCCCGCCGAGGCGGGCCTGATCTCCCCGGCGGTGCACCTGGACAAGGGGTGCTACCGGGGGCAGGAGACGGTGGCCCGGGTGCACAACCTGGGCCGGCCGCCGCGCCGGCTCGTCCTGCTGCACCTGGACGGGGTGACCACCGACCAGCTGCCGGCGGCCGGAACCCCGGTCACCCTGGACGGCCGGACGGTCGGTTTCGTCGGCACCGCCGTACACCACTTCGAGCTGGGTCAGGTCGCGCTCGCCGTGGTCAAGCGCAACCTCGCCGACGACGCCCGGCTGTCGGTGGGCGGGTCCACCGCCGCCATCGATCCGGAGTAG
- a CDS encoding BKACE family enzyme — protein MTTGTLITVAPTGAESAKAEVPALPVTLDELLVTAKECEALGASVIHVHIRDDQARPTLDQGRLRETVAALRDATDLIVQLSSGGAVTDPEADRLAVLDAAPDMASCTMGTVNFGDDVFLNRWEFIVDLHTRMQERGILPEYEIFDLGHLSALYRLLDRHGLPHGGHVHVDFVMGVPGGMPGTTATLVAAQQMLRDLPAGTTFSATGVGRSTIPVMLAALSTGGHLRVGMEDTVTYAKGRPVESNMQLVARATGFAQLAQRPPLTTAEARRLLGR, from the coding sequence ATGACGACAGGGACGTTGATCACGGTTGCCCCGACCGGCGCGGAGTCGGCCAAGGCGGAGGTGCCGGCGCTGCCGGTGACCCTCGACGAGTTGCTGGTGACCGCCAAGGAGTGCGAGGCGCTCGGCGCTTCCGTGATCCACGTCCACATCCGCGACGACCAGGCCCGGCCCACCCTCGACCAGGGGCGGCTGCGGGAGACGGTGGCGGCGCTGCGCGACGCCACCGACCTGATCGTGCAGCTCTCCTCCGGCGGCGCGGTGACCGACCCGGAGGCCGACCGGCTGGCCGTGCTGGACGCCGCGCCCGACATGGCCTCCTGCACCATGGGCACCGTCAACTTCGGCGACGACGTCTTCCTCAACCGGTGGGAGTTCATCGTCGACCTGCACACCCGGATGCAGGAGCGCGGCATCCTGCCCGAGTACGAGATCTTCGACCTCGGTCACCTGTCCGCCCTGTACCGCCTGCTCGACCGGCACGGCCTGCCGCACGGCGGCCACGTGCACGTCGACTTCGTGATGGGGGTGCCGGGCGGCATGCCGGGCACCACCGCCACCCTGGTCGCCGCCCAGCAGATGCTGCGCGACCTGCCGGCGGGCACCACCTTCTCGGCCACCGGGGTCGGCCGCAGCACCATCCCGGTGATGCTGGCCGCGCTCTCCACCGGCGGCCACCTCCGGGTCGGGATGGAGGACACCGTGACGTACGCCAAGGGGCGGCCGGTGGAGTCGAACATGCAGCTGGTGGCCCGGGCGACCGGTTTCGCGCAGCTCGCCCAGCGCCCCCCGCTGACCACCGCCGAGGCCCGTCGGCTGCTCGGCCGTTAG
- a CDS encoding asparaginase, which yields MAKTYEGGEALAEVVRSGFVEGVHRGSVVVLDGSGAPVAGAGDGTAPVFPRSASKPLQTLGMLRAGLALTDPADVAVVSASHAGEEFHLARVAALLRSADLDPAALHCPPDLPFGEAAREAVLRAGGGPSRLAMNCSGKHAGMLLTCLAAGWPLDGYWRPEHPLQQRLTATIEECAGERVAAVGVDGCGAPVSAVSLTGLARAYLRLVTAGPGCDESRVADAMRAYPEVVGGTVADDTRLMRGVPGMLAKIGAEGVFAAALPGVGAVALKIDDGATRARMPVLVSALRRLGVRAPILTEYAEFPLLGGALPVGGVRPVW from the coding sequence GTGGCCAAGACGTACGAGGGTGGCGAGGCGCTCGCCGAGGTGGTCCGGTCCGGGTTCGTGGAAGGCGTGCACCGTGGCTCGGTGGTGGTGCTCGACGGCTCCGGCGCTCCGGTCGCCGGTGCCGGGGACGGTACCGCGCCGGTCTTCCCACGGTCGGCCAGCAAACCGTTACAGACCCTCGGGATGCTCCGCGCCGGGCTGGCGCTGACCGATCCCGCCGACGTCGCGGTGGTCTCGGCCAGCCACGCCGGCGAGGAGTTCCACCTGGCCCGGGTGGCGGCCCTGCTGCGGTCCGCCGACCTTGATCCGGCGGCCCTGCACTGCCCGCCCGACCTGCCGTTCGGCGAGGCGGCCCGGGAGGCCGTGCTGCGGGCCGGCGGCGGCCCGAGCCGGTTGGCGATGAACTGCTCCGGGAAGCATGCCGGCATGCTGCTGACCTGCCTCGCGGCCGGCTGGCCGCTGGACGGGTACTGGCGGCCCGAGCACCCGTTGCAGCAGCGGCTGACCGCGACCATCGAGGAGTGCGCCGGTGAGCGGGTGGCGGCGGTCGGGGTGGACGGCTGCGGAGCGCCGGTGTCGGCGGTCTCGCTGACCGGGCTGGCGCGGGCGTACCTGCGACTGGTGACCGCCGGACCCGGGTGCGACGAGAGCAGGGTGGCGGACGCCATGCGGGCGTACCCGGAGGTGGTCGGCGGCACCGTGGCGGACGACACCCGGCTGATGCGGGGCGTACCCGGGATGCTGGCCAAGATCGGTGCGGAGGGGGTGTTCGCCGCGGCGCTGCCCGGCGTCGGCGCGGTGGCCCTCAAGATCGACGACGGGGCGACCCGGGCGCGGATGCCGGTGCTGGTCTCCGCGCTGCGCCGGCTCGGCGTGCGGGCGCCCATTCTCACCGAGTACGCCGAGTTTCCCCTGCTGGGTGGGGCGCTTCCGGTCGGCGGTGTGCGTCCCGTCTGGTGA
- a CDS encoding alpha/beta fold hydrolase codes for MTKEIAVNGTTLGYDEAGSGTPVLLLHAGIADRRMWRAVGDALADRHRTIALDLRGYGDSALPPGSFAHHDDVVAVLDALDVERAALVGCSFGGAVAIDTALAYPQRVSALALFGTAVSGHEWSPDTEELWDRLVGEVDEEDLAASAAGEVRFWVVGPHRRPEDLDPAFIAYAEELDRRALAAEQALSAVDVVDLDPPAIGRLDELRLPVLVTAGAVDIPDIIRLADRIAAEAPGAVRLPDIPDAAHLVPLERPAPVAAALRAFLP; via the coding sequence GTGACCAAGGAGATCGCCGTCAACGGCACCACCCTCGGGTACGACGAGGCCGGCAGTGGCACCCCGGTGCTCCTGCTGCACGCGGGAATCGCCGACCGGCGGATGTGGCGCGCGGTGGGCGACGCCCTCGCCGACCGGCACCGGACGATCGCGCTGGACCTGCGGGGCTACGGGGACTCGGCGCTTCCGCCGGGGTCCTTCGCCCACCACGACGACGTGGTGGCGGTGCTGGACGCGCTGGACGTCGAACGGGCCGCCCTGGTCGGCTGCTCGTTCGGCGGGGCGGTGGCGATCGACACCGCGCTGGCGTACCCGCAGCGGGTCTCGGCACTGGCGCTGTTCGGCACCGCCGTCTCCGGGCACGAGTGGTCGCCGGACACCGAGGAGCTGTGGGACCGGCTGGTCGGCGAGGTCGACGAGGAGGACCTGGCGGCCAGCGCAGCCGGTGAGGTCCGGTTCTGGGTGGTCGGCCCGCACCGCCGCCCGGAGGATCTCGACCCGGCGTTCATCGCCTACGCCGAGGAGCTGGACCGGCGTGCCCTCGCCGCCGAGCAGGCGTTGAGCGCGGTGGACGTCGTCGACCTCGACCCACCCGCCATCGGCCGGCTCGACGAACTGCGCCTACCGGTCCTCGTCACCGCCGGCGCCGTCGACATCCCGGACATCATCCGGCTGGCCGACCGGATCGCCGCCGAGGCACCCGGGGCCGTCCGCCTGCCCGACATCCCCGACGCCGCGCACCTGGTCCCGCTGGAACGCCCCGCCCCGGTCGCCGCGGCCCTCCGCGCCTTCCTGCCCTGA
- a CDS encoding DUF2516 family protein, translating to MAIAAPIFVFDAVFIIDRVLLFFALVVQGISLVHAITQRSDAFAAIGTLPKGGWIAILAVCLLLTLLGFGALSIFGLIGIAAGLIYLLDVRVGLRDLHDGKGFW from the coding sequence ATGGCCATCGCCGCGCCGATCTTCGTCTTCGACGCCGTCTTCATCATCGACCGCGTCCTGCTCTTCTTCGCGCTCGTCGTGCAGGGCATCTCGCTGGTGCACGCGATCACCCAGCGGTCGGACGCCTTCGCGGCGATCGGTACCCTCCCCAAGGGGGGCTGGATCGCCATCCTGGCCGTCTGCCTGCTGCTCACCCTGCTCGGCTTCGGCGCGCTGAGCATCTTCGGGCTGATCGGCATCGCGGCCGGTCTGATCTACCTGCTCGACGTCCGGGTCGGGCTGCGTGACCTGCACGACGGCAAAGGGTTCTGGTGA
- a CDS encoding alpha/beta fold hydrolase: MRGFRWPPPPDGGPRTWGPGPGAPRTGRPALPEPETELVDTPHGVQLERLVTGVGEPVTVFAHGFGNGIATTRPFGSAVTGRRVFFQFRGHGRSDVPPGPWSYLDLARDLRAVADLSGATRAFGASLGAGALCRLLVESPDRFEKLVFLLPAVLDRPRGPIAQQRLTDLLDAVAGGDASAVADVVALELPPSVRNTPAGWSHLRQRLDQLLRDGLAAGLADLVEQSPLPDVAALAGVTAPALVIGCVGDDLHPTHIAAELAAALPAATLHVYDRPGFAWTDRADLRERISTFLND; encoded by the coding sequence GTGAGGGGTTTCCGCTGGCCGCCACCACCGGACGGCGGACCCCGCACCTGGGGGCCGGGCCCCGGCGCACCGCGTACCGGGCGACCCGCCCTGCCGGAGCCGGAGACCGAGCTGGTCGACACCCCGCACGGCGTGCAGTTGGAACGCCTGGTCACCGGCGTCGGTGAGCCGGTCACCGTGTTCGCCCACGGGTTCGGCAACGGCATCGCCACCACCCGCCCGTTCGGCAGCGCGGTCACCGGCCGTCGGGTCTTCTTCCAGTTCCGGGGGCACGGTCGCTCCGACGTGCCGCCCGGCCCGTGGAGCTACCTGGACCTGGCCCGTGACCTGCGGGCCGTGGCGGACCTCAGCGGCGCCACCCGGGCGTTCGGGGCCAGCCTGGGCGCGGGGGCGCTCTGCCGGCTGCTCGTCGAGAGCCCGGACCGGTTCGAGAAGCTGGTCTTCCTGCTGCCCGCCGTCCTCGACCGGCCGCGCGGCCCGATCGCGCAGCAGCGGCTGACCGACCTGCTGGACGCGGTGGCCGGGGGCGACGCCTCGGCGGTGGCGGACGTGGTCGCCCTGGAACTGCCGCCGTCGGTACGCAACACCCCGGCCGGCTGGTCCCACCTGCGCCAACGGCTCGACCAACTGCTCCGCGACGGGCTCGCCGCCGGCCTGGCCGACCTGGTGGAACAGTCCCCGCTGCCGGACGTCGCCGCCCTGGCCGGGGTCACCGCTCCGGCGTTGGTGATCGGCTGCGTCGGCGACGACCTGCACCCCACCCACATCGCCGCGGAGCTGGCCGCCGCGCTGCCGGCCGCCACCCTGCACGTGTACGACCGCCCCGGGTTCGCCTGGACCGACCGCGCCGACCTGCGGGAACGGATCTCGACCTTCCTCAACGACTAG
- a CDS encoding ester cyclase, which translates to MNRVSTATLTALLIGGSVLTGGGVPALAGGAAISHPQSDRHDDAPGAQERVVRAWVQLWNGDYALAGRIVSPDVRVRAALLDGGDGSAVRGPAGMVDLIGQIRGAFPDLRFTVEVGPIVDGDHVVVRWVADGTYGGGFPGATAAPGTTVRFTGTDILRVRHGLITDYWLNADTLLLTTQLGVKAG; encoded by the coding sequence ATGAACCGCGTGTCCACCGCCACCCTCACCGCGTTGCTGATCGGCGGCTCCGTCCTCACCGGTGGCGGCGTTCCCGCGCTGGCCGGCGGCGCGGCCATCAGCCACCCGCAGTCCGACCGGCACGACGACGCCCCCGGGGCGCAGGAGCGGGTGGTCCGCGCTTGGGTCCAGCTCTGGAACGGCGACTACGCGCTGGCCGGGCGCATCGTCTCGCCGGACGTCCGGGTCCGGGCCGCGCTGCTCGACGGTGGCGACGGCAGTGCCGTGCGGGGTCCGGCCGGCATGGTCGACCTGATCGGCCAGATCCGGGGTGCCTTCCCCGACCTCCGCTTCACCGTCGAGGTCGGCCCGATCGTCGACGGCGACCACGTGGTCGTGCGGTGGGTCGCCGACGGCACCTACGGTGGAGGCTTCCCCGGGGCGACCGCCGCGCCCGGCACCACGGTCCGCTTCACGGGCACCGACATCCTGCGGGTGCGGCACGGCCTGATCACCGACTACTGGCTCAACGCCGACACCCTGCTGCTCACCACCCAGCTTGGGGTGAAGGCCGGCTGA
- a CDS encoding nucleotidyltransferase domain-containing protein yields MHLLLSGIVGSVAYGLAGPGSDVDRIGVFAAPTVDFHGLRPPRESVVTTDPDVTLHEAGKYARLALSGNPTATELMWLPADCYETRTPFGERLIAIRSAFLSAPRVRDAYLGYASQQLRKLTTRDATVDGRRRSAKHARHLARLLHQGRRLYATGFLEIRLADPGWFRTFGEQVAEGALGAAEELVAAAERDFERLPTPLPDRPDEVTVERWLHDVRAAHLPSSD; encoded by the coding sequence ATGCACCTGCTGCTCTCCGGGATCGTCGGCTCGGTCGCCTACGGGCTGGCCGGCCCCGGCTCCGACGTGGACCGGATCGGCGTCTTCGCCGCCCCGACGGTGGACTTCCACGGGCTGCGGCCACCCCGGGAGTCGGTGGTCACCACCGACCCGGACGTCACCCTGCACGAGGCCGGCAAGTACGCCCGGCTGGCGCTGAGCGGCAACCCGACGGCCACCGAGCTGATGTGGCTTCCCGCCGACTGCTACGAGACCCGGACGCCGTTCGGCGAGCGCCTGATCGCCATCCGGTCGGCGTTCCTCAGCGCGCCGCGCGTCCGGGACGCCTACCTCGGGTACGCGAGCCAGCAGCTGCGCAAGCTGACCACCCGCGACGCGACGGTGGACGGGAGACGCCGCTCGGCCAAGCACGCCCGGCACCTGGCCCGGCTGCTGCACCAGGGGCGCAGGCTCTACGCCACCGGGTTCCTGGAGATCCGGCTGGCCGACCCGGGATGGTTCCGGACGTTCGGCGAGCAGGTCGCGGAGGGTGCGCTGGGCGCGGCGGAGGAACTGGTCGCCGCGGCGGAACGGGACTTCGAGCGGCTCCCTACCCCGCTGCCCGACCGGCCGGACGAGGTCACGGTGGAGCGTTGGCTGCACGACGTGCGCGCCGCCCACCTGCCGTCGTCGGACTGA
- a CDS encoding SDR family oxidoreductase has translation MTTTPLEGKVALVAGATRGAGRQIAVQLGAAGATVYATGRSSRAGRSELDRPETIEETAELVTAAGGTGIAVRVDHLVPDQVRDLVARIDSEQGRLDVLVNDVWGADPLITWDKPVWEQPLDAGFHTLRLAVDTHIVTSHFALPLLIRRPGGLVVEVGDGTRAYNDTHYRLSVFYDLAKVSVARLAYCWGHELKPHGCTAVALTPGWLRSEAMLEHFGVTEDRWRDGAAQDPHFLISETPAFVGRAVAALAAAEDRDRWNQASVSAGELARVYGFTDLDGSRPDAFRYLAEVVDTDRPADVTGYR, from the coding sequence ATGACGACGACACCGCTGGAAGGAAAGGTCGCGCTGGTGGCCGGCGCGACCCGGGGCGCGGGCCGGCAGATCGCGGTCCAGCTCGGCGCGGCCGGGGCGACGGTCTACGCCACCGGGCGCAGCAGCCGGGCCGGCCGCTCGGAGCTGGACCGCCCCGAGACCATCGAGGAGACCGCCGAGCTGGTCACCGCCGCCGGCGGCACCGGTATCGCGGTACGGGTCGACCACCTGGTGCCCGACCAGGTGCGTGACCTGGTGGCCCGGATCGACTCCGAACAGGGCCGGCTCGACGTGCTGGTCAACGACGTGTGGGGGGCCGACCCACTGATCACCTGGGACAAGCCGGTCTGGGAGCAACCGTTGGACGCCGGGTTCCACACCCTGCGGCTGGCGGTGGACACCCACATCGTCACCAGCCACTTCGCGCTGCCGTTGCTGATCCGCCGCCCCGGCGGGCTGGTCGTCGAGGTCGGCGACGGCACCCGGGCGTACAACGACACGCACTACCGGCTGTCGGTCTTCTACGACCTGGCGAAGGTGTCGGTGGCCCGGCTCGCGTACTGCTGGGGGCACGAGCTGAAGCCGCACGGGTGCACCGCGGTGGCGCTCACCCCCGGCTGGCTCCGCTCCGAGGCGATGCTGGAGCACTTCGGGGTGACCGAGGACCGGTGGCGCGACGGCGCGGCGCAGGACCCGCACTTCCTCATCTCGGAGACCCCGGCCTTCGTCGGGCGGGCGGTCGCCGCGCTGGCCGCCGCCGAGGACCGGGACCGCTGGAACCAGGCGTCCGTCTCGGCCGGCGAGCTGGCCCGGGTGTACGGCTTCACCGACCTCGACGGCAGCCGGCCGGACGCCTTCCGCTACCTCGCCGAGGTGGTCGACACGGACCGCCCCGCCGACGTCACCGGCTACCGCTGA
- a CDS encoding helix-turn-helix transcriptional regulator — protein MRAARLISLVLLLQARETMTAAELARELEVSERTVYRDVLALSAAGVPVYADRGRSGGYRLLGGYRTRLTGLTRDEAEALFLAGLPGPAGDLGLAEAVASAELKVLAALPPSLRDAPARTGRRFHLDVPGWFRDATPPRWLSELARAVWRDGVVELRYRRGDREVARRVEPYGLVLKSGTWYLVGRVGEAMRTYRVDRVLHVAADPATFVRDDGFDLGGYWREQAGAFLRGMLAERATIRVSPEGLRRLRFLADTPFAYEEAMAGLGVPDGQGWVVTRLPVESVEVAYAQLLGLGPEVEVLEPAVLRARLVDAAARSAALYGVSPDPAPH, from the coding sequence GTGCGCGCCGCCCGGTTGATCTCCCTGGTGCTGCTGTTGCAGGCGCGGGAGACGATGACCGCCGCCGAACTCGCCCGCGAGCTGGAGGTCTCCGAGCGGACCGTCTACCGGGACGTGCTGGCGCTCTCCGCCGCCGGGGTGCCGGTCTACGCCGACCGGGGCCGCTCCGGCGGCTACCGGCTGCTCGGCGGCTACCGGACCCGGCTGACCGGGCTGACCCGGGACGAGGCGGAGGCGCTCTTCCTCGCCGGGCTGCCCGGCCCCGCCGGTGACCTGGGGCTGGCCGAGGCGGTGGCGTCCGCCGAGCTGAAGGTGCTCGCCGCGCTGCCGCCGAGCCTGCGCGACGCGCCGGCCCGCACCGGGCGGCGGTTCCACCTCGACGTGCCGGGCTGGTTCCGCGACGCCACCCCGCCCCGCTGGCTGTCCGAGCTGGCCCGCGCGGTGTGGCGGGACGGGGTGGTCGAGCTGCGGTACCGGCGCGGCGACCGGGAGGTGGCCCGCCGGGTCGAGCCGTACGGGCTGGTGCTCAAGAGCGGCACCTGGTATCTCGTGGGCCGGGTCGGCGAGGCGATGCGTACCTACCGGGTGGACCGGGTGCTGCACGTCGCCGCCGACCCGGCGACCTTCGTCCGGGACGACGGCTTCGACCTGGGCGGCTACTGGCGGGAGCAGGCCGGGGCGTTCCTGCGGGGCATGCTCGCCGAACGGGCCACCATCCGGGTCAGCCCCGAAGGCCTGCGCCGGCTCCGCTTCCTCGCCGACACCCCCTTCGCGTACGAGGAGGCGATGGCCGGTCTCGGCGTACCCGACGGGCAGGGGTGGGTGGTGACCCGGCTGCCCGTCGAGTCCGTCGAGGTGGCGTACGCGCAGCTGCTCGGCCTCGGTCCCGAGGTGGAGGTGCTCGAACCGGCCGTGCTGCGCGCCCGCCTCGTCGACGCGGCGGCCCGCTCGGCGGCCCTCTACGGCGTCAGCCCGGACCCCGCCCCCCACTGA
- a CDS encoding EI24 domain-containing protein has protein sequence MDGPRTLAAPVTGAARRFFGGVGLLLRGLGLYVRSPGLMLLGVVPALLSAVLFVAAFATLVYFVDELAAWVTPFADDWSDTPRSLVRVIAGLAFLGLGGLLTVVGFTAVTLVIGDPFYEKISERVEDRLGGTPGAVEVPFGASLRRSIVDSLRLVGLSVLFGIPLFVAGFIPVVGQTVVPVVGAAVGGWLLAVELVGAPFSRRGLRLPDRRARLKADRATSLGFGVAVFLCFLVPLGAVLVMPAAVAGAALLARRSLGQHIEES, from the coding sequence GTGGACGGACCCCGTACCCTCGCCGCGCCGGTGACCGGCGCGGCCCGTCGCTTCTTCGGCGGCGTCGGCCTGCTGTTGCGCGGCCTCGGCCTGTATGTCCGCAGCCCGGGCCTGATGCTGCTCGGCGTGGTGCCGGCGCTGCTGTCCGCGGTGCTCTTCGTCGCCGCGTTCGCCACCCTGGTCTACTTCGTGGACGAGCTGGCGGCATGGGTGACCCCGTTCGCCGACGACTGGTCGGACACCCCGCGCAGCCTGGTCCGGGTGATCGCCGGGCTGGCCTTCCTGGGGCTGGGCGGGCTGTTGACCGTGGTCGGCTTCACCGCCGTCACCCTGGTCATCGGGGATCCGTTCTACGAGAAGATCTCCGAGCGGGTGGAGGACCGGCTCGGCGGCACCCCCGGCGCGGTGGAGGTGCCGTTCGGGGCGTCGCTGCGGCGCAGCATCGTCGATTCGCTGCGGCTGGTCGGGCTCTCGGTGCTGTTCGGCATCCCGCTCTTCGTGGCCGGGTTCATCCCGGTGGTCGGGCAGACCGTGGTGCCGGTGGTCGGCGCGGCGGTGGGTGGCTGGCTGCTCGCCGTGGAACTGGTCGGAGCGCCGTTCTCCCGGCGCGGGCTGCGGCTGCCGGACCGGCGGGCCCGGCTGAAGGCGGACCGGGCCACCTCGCTGGGCTTCGGCGTGGCGGTCTTCCTCTGTTTCCTGGTCCCGTTGGGCGCGGTGCTGGTGATGCCGGCGGCCGTCGCCGGGGCGGCGTTGCTCGCCCGTCGGTCGTTGGGGCAGCACATCGAGGAGAGCTGA
- a CDS encoding GNAT family N-acetyltransferase, which yields MLIRTARPDDAPGVVALRSLVHPYLVRGVASTRQMIAQPPPEEKWTAWVAEADGQIVGWASAYRNTETSVPDFGEVSLLHVHPEHRGRGTGTALLAAALAHLESLRIRRVRTWVRTGSLSYARRHGFTPSRELRYSALDLRPAPPLPEPPAGVRLLPLTGLDPYQIYLLDVAAAAGEPGDVPVDATSYAYWRFASWENPGLDRDASTVAETDGALVALSLVKRDGDRMWSDFTATRPEYRGRGLARLTKQTALHRAAGNGVRTAYTSNDEANAPMLAVNERLGYRPVASGWSCLRDLR from the coding sequence GTGCTGATCCGTACCGCCCGACCGGACGACGCGCCCGGGGTGGTGGCACTGCGGTCGCTGGTCCATCCGTACCTGGTACGGGGGGTCGCGTCGACCCGGCAGATGATCGCCCAGCCACCACCCGAGGAGAAGTGGACGGCCTGGGTGGCCGAGGCGGACGGCCAGATCGTCGGCTGGGCCTCGGCATACCGGAACACGGAGACCTCCGTGCCGGACTTCGGGGAAGTCTCCCTCCTGCACGTGCACCCGGAGCACCGGGGCCGGGGCACCGGCACCGCACTGCTCGCCGCCGCGCTGGCCCACCTCGAATCGCTCCGGATCCGTCGGGTGCGGACCTGGGTGCGGACCGGCTCGCTGTCGTACGCCCGGCGGCACGGGTTCACCCCCAGCCGGGAGCTGCGCTACTCGGCGCTCGACCTGCGCCCGGCCCCACCGTTGCCCGAGCCGCCCGCCGGGGTGCGGCTGCTCCCGCTCACCGGGCTCGACCCGTACCAGATCTATCTCCTCGACGTCGCTGCCGCCGCGGGCGAGCCGGGGGACGTGCCGGTGGACGCGACCAGCTACGCCTACTGGCGGTTCGCGTCCTGGGAGAACCCGGGGCTGGACCGGGACGCCAGCACGGTCGCCGAGACGGACGGCGCGTTGGTCGCGCTCAGCCTGGTCAAGCGGGACGGCGACCGGATGTGGTCCGACTTCACCGCGACCCGCCCGGAATACCGGGGTCGGGGACTGGCCCGGCTGACCAAACAGACCGCGCTGCACCGGGCCGCCGGCAACGGGGTGCGGACGGCCTACACCTCCAACGACGAGGCCAACGCGCCGATGCTCGCCGTCAACGAACGGCTCGGCTACCGGCCGGTGGCGTCCGGCTGGTCCTGCCTACGCGACCTACGCTGA